From Garra rufa chromosome 19, GarRuf1.0, whole genome shotgun sequence, the proteins below share one genomic window:
- the ppp1r3b gene encoding protein phosphatase 1 regulatory subunit 3B gives MPIELAMPLYLSSDEFLNPRASKYSRPLRPCLHQCQNTKHSFRAPREQSELNGVSAPLTIPGRAKKQVSFADHKGLALTVVKIFSEFDDPIDIPTTIEQFFFSSSLTLSEGTDKLTLDFDQPSADYLKFRQRVENDHICLEHCMLKDKSIVGTIKVKNISFEKSVKLRITFDTWKSHTDIECQYVKDTYTGSNRDTFSFEASLPDQVPAHERIEFAICYEVNGVMLWDNNQGQNYRIIQSALKKSSNDSSGDHQRYGVSNWNTHFDRYGSPRCSHGIFPNWPSYAGYEDIGPYY, from the coding sequence ATGCCGATCGAACTCGCCATGCCGCTTTATCTGTCAAGCGATGAGTTCTTGAACCCGAGGGCGTCTAAATACAGCAGACCCTTGCGGCCATGTCTACACCAGTGTCAGAATACCAAACATAGTTTTAGGGCTCCCAGGGAGCAGTCAGAGTTGAATGGGGTCAGCGCACCCTTGACAATTCCTGGCAGGGCCAAAAAACAAGTATCTTTTGCTGATCACAAGGGCCTTGCACTGACCGTGGTGAAGATCTTTTCTGAATTTGATGATCCCATTGACATCCCAACCACCATCGAGCAGTTTTTTTTTAGCTCTTCGCTGACTCTATCAGAAGGAACGGACAAGCTAACCCTCGACTTTGACCAGCCGTCTGCAGATTACCTAAAGTTTCGTCAACGTGTAGAAAATGATCACATCTGCCTCGAGCACTGCATGCTTAAGGACAAATCTATAGTAGGCACGATCAAAGTCAAAAACATTTCCTTTGAAAAGTCTGTTAAGCTTCGCATTACGTTTGACACTTGGAAGAGCCACACAGACATAGAATGCCAGTATGTAAAGGACACGTACACCGGTTCAAACCGTGACACATTTTCATTCGAAGCTAGTTTGCCTGATCAGGTGCCTGCACATGAACGCATTGAGTTTGCCATTTGCTATGAAGTCAATGGCGTAATGCTCTGGGATAACAACCAAGGACAGAATTACAGAATCATTCAGTCAGCACTGAAGAAGAGTTCAAATGACTCTAGTGGTGACCATCAGCGATATGGCGTGAGCAATTGGAACACTCATTTTGACCGATACGGCAGCCCCAGATGCTCACATGGAATCTTTCCCAATTGGCCAAGCTATGCTGGATATGAGGACATTGGTCCATATTACTAA